A genomic segment from Panthera tigris isolate Pti1 chromosome A1, P.tigris_Pti1_mat1.1, whole genome shotgun sequence encodes:
- the AMER2 gene encoding APC membrane recruitment protein 2 isoform X1, which translates to MATSGRGGGGGGGGGGGDRASAGGCRRKAAAAAGTLAADMDSHCDCAAETPAAEQPSGRINKAAFKLFRKRKSGGAMPSIFGVKNKGDAKGSGPTGMARSRTHDGLAEVLVLESGKKEEPRGGGGGGGGGGRPGAAAAAAAAAAAGGAPRAAGPGGGSAAPSAVAKSHSFFSLLRKNGRPDSGRGEPADASRAGGKQKRGLKGLFSSMRWPKKDKRAKAEAKGERAGAPGGLVLPGSLTASLECVKEETPAPAPAPARQPEQPRGDAPPEPAAGEPGGGQPGPAPAARAPAPDRRRAPGPAAPRAEGARGEDAAGHRRAEEPRAPPEPGAGEEAHPAEEACRTGDAPAPPVPLLDAECGGRAAAAPDPSSVDPPSDPSADRICLMFSDVTSLKSFDSLTGCGDIIADPEDEAGPSCDKHAPGPGKPALSKKNPGVVAYQGGGEEMASPDELDDTYLQEFWDMLSQTEDQARGPQEAAATAAAAAAAAAALDAQVGPETPKDARCAEGAKDVPLGKHRRLNRVPMELHPKEEPKPPEKEQQEGVPNSDEGYWDSTTPGPEEDSAGGGGGGGGGGRKAALPRDSYSGDALYDLYSDPDAGPAVVPASEETACLSRLKPVSPVTITCPLRTPGSLLKDSKIPISIKHLANLPSSHPVAHQQPVRSEMPRTKIPVSKVLVRRVSNRGLAGTTIRAAACHDTAKKL; encoded by the coding sequence ATGGCGACGagcgggcgcggcggcggcggcggcggcggcggcggcggcggcgaccgCGCGTCCGCTGGGGGCTGCAGGAGGaaggcggcggccgcggccgggACCCTCGCGGCAGACATGGACTCGCACTGCGACTGTGCCGCCGAGACGCCGGCCGCCGAGCAGCCGTCGGGGAGGATCAACAAGGCCGCGTTCAAGTTGTTCAGGAAGAGGAAATCGGGCGGCGCGATGCCCAGCATTTTCGGGGTCAAAAACAAAGGGGACGCGAAAGGCTCGGGTCCGACGGGGATGGCGAGGAGCCGGACCCACGACGGCCTGGCCGAGGTGCTGGTGCTGGAGAGCGGCAAGAAGGAGGAgccgcgcggcggcggcggcggcgggggcggcgggggccggccgggcgcggcggcggcggcggcggcggcggcggcggcggggggcgccCCCAGGGCGGCGGGCCCCGGCGGGGGCTCCGCGGCCCCCAGCGCCGTGGCCAAGTCGCACAGCTTCTTCTCCCTGCTGAGGAAGAACGGGCGGCCGGACAGCGGCCGGGGCGAGCCCGCGGACGCGAGCAGGGCCGGCGGCAAACAAAAGAGGGGGCTCAAGGGGCTCTTCAGCAGCATGCGCTGGCCCAAGAAGGACAAGCGGGCCAAGGCGGAGGCCAAGGGCGAGCGCGCGGGGGCGCCGGGCGGCCTGGTCCTGCCGGGCTCGCTCACCGCCAGCCTGGAGTGCGTCAAGGAGGAgacgcccgcgcccgcgcccgcgcccgcgcgcCAGCCGGAGCAGCCGCGCGGGGACGCGCCGCCAGAGCCAGCAGCAGGTGAGCCCGGAGGGGGGCAGCCGGGGCCGGCCCCCGCCGCTCGCGCCCCCGCGCCGGACCGCCGACGGGCCCCCGGCCCCGCGGCGCCTCGGGCCGAGGGCGCCCGGGGAGAGGACGCCGCGGGGCACCGGCGCGCCGAGGAGCCCCGGGCACCCCCGGAGCCGGGCGCGGGGGAGGAGGCGCACCCGGCCGAGGAAGCCTGCAGGACAGGTGACGCTCCGGCACCGCCCGTCCCCCTGCTCGACGCGGAGTGCGGCGGCCGGGCGGCGGCCGCCCCCGACCCTTCCTCTGTCGATCCGCCCTCAGACCCGTCGGCCGATCGtatttgtttgatgttttctgaCGTGACTTCACTGAAAAGCTTTGACTCTCTTACAGGCTGCGGAGATATTATTGCAGACCCGGAGGACGAGGCGGGTCCCAGCTGCGACAAGCATGCCCCCGGGCCTGGCAAGCCAGCCCTGTCTAAAAAGAACCCCGGCGTGGTGGCCTACCAGGGCGGAGGGGAGGAGATGGCGAGCCCGGACGAGCTGGACGACACCTATCTCCAGGAGTTCTGGGACATGCTGTCGCAGACCGAGGACCAGGCCCGAGGGCCCCAGGAGGCAGCGGCcacagcggcggcggcggcggcggcggcggcggccctgGACGCCCAGGTGGGGCCGGAGACCCCCAAAGACGCCAGGTGCGCAGAAGGGGCCAAGGACGTGCCGTTGGGCAAGCACCGGAGGCTCAACCGGGTTCCCATGGAGCTCCATCCCAAGGAGGAGCCCAAACCCCCGGAGAAGGAGCAGCAGGAGGGCGTCCCCAACAGCGACGAGGGCTACTGGGATTCCACCACTCCGGGCCCGGAGGAGGACagcgccggcggcggcggcggcggcggcggcggcggcaggaaGGCGGCCCTCCCCCGGGATAGCTACAGCGGGGACGCGCTCTACGACCTCTACTCCGATCCGGATGCGGGCCCGGCCGTCGTCCCCGCCAGCGAGGAGACGGCCTGCTTGTCCCGGTTAAAGCCCGTGTCCCCGGTCACCATCACCTGCCCGCTGCGCACACCAGGCAGCCTGCTGAAGGACTCTAAAATCCCCATCAGCATCAAGCACCTCGCGAACCTCCCGTCCAGCCATCCCGTAGCGCACCAGCAACCGGTCAGGAGTGAGATGCCCAGAACAAAAATCCCGGTTTCCAAAGTGCTGGTCCGCAGGGTCAGCAACAGGGGCTTGGCTGGGACCACCATCCGGGCAGCGGCGTGCCACGACACTGCCAAAAAGTTGTGA
- the AMER2 gene encoding APC membrane recruitment protein 2 isoform X2: protein MATSGRGGGGGGGGGGGDRASAGGCRRKAAAAAGTLAADMDSHCDCAAETPAAEQPSGRINKAAFKLFRKRKSGGAMPSIFGVKNKGDAKGSGPTGMARSRTHDGLAEVLVLESGKKEEPRGGGGGGGGGGRPGAAAAAAAAAAAGGAPRAAGPGGGSAAPSAVAKSHSFFSLLRKNGRPDSGRGEPADASRAGGKQKRGLKGLFSSMRWPKKDKRAKAEAKGERAGAPGGLVLPGSLTASLECVKEETPAPAPAPARQPEQPRGDAPPEPAAGCGDIIADPEDEAGPSCDKHAPGPGKPALSKKNPGVVAYQGGGEEMASPDELDDTYLQEFWDMLSQTEDQARGPQEAAATAAAAAAAAAALDAQVGPETPKDARCAEGAKDVPLGKHRRLNRVPMELHPKEEPKPPEKEQQEGVPNSDEGYWDSTTPGPEEDSAGGGGGGGGGGRKAALPRDSYSGDALYDLYSDPDAGPAVVPASEETACLSRLKPVSPVTITCPLRTPGSLLKDSKIPISIKHLANLPSSHPVAHQQPVRSEMPRTKIPVSKVLVRRVSNRGLAGTTIRAAACHDTAKKL, encoded by the exons ATGGCGACGagcgggcgcggcggcggcggcggcggcggcggcggcggcggcgaccgCGCGTCCGCTGGGGGCTGCAGGAGGaaggcggcggccgcggccgggACCCTCGCGGCAGACATGGACTCGCACTGCGACTGTGCCGCCGAGACGCCGGCCGCCGAGCAGCCGTCGGGGAGGATCAACAAGGCCGCGTTCAAGTTGTTCAGGAAGAGGAAATCGGGCGGCGCGATGCCCAGCATTTTCGGGGTCAAAAACAAAGGGGACGCGAAAGGCTCGGGTCCGACGGGGATGGCGAGGAGCCGGACCCACGACGGCCTGGCCGAGGTGCTGGTGCTGGAGAGCGGCAAGAAGGAGGAgccgcgcggcggcggcggcggcgggggcggcgggggccggccgggcgcggcggcggcggcggcggcggcggcggcggcggggggcgccCCCAGGGCGGCGGGCCCCGGCGGGGGCTCCGCGGCCCCCAGCGCCGTGGCCAAGTCGCACAGCTTCTTCTCCCTGCTGAGGAAGAACGGGCGGCCGGACAGCGGCCGGGGCGAGCCCGCGGACGCGAGCAGGGCCGGCGGCAAACAAAAGAGGGGGCTCAAGGGGCTCTTCAGCAGCATGCGCTGGCCCAAGAAGGACAAGCGGGCCAAGGCGGAGGCCAAGGGCGAGCGCGCGGGGGCGCCGGGCGGCCTGGTCCTGCCGGGCTCGCTCACCGCCAGCCTGGAGTGCGTCAAGGAGGAgacgcccgcgcccgcgcccgcgcccgcgcgcCAGCCGGAGCAGCCGCGCGGGGACGCGCCGCCAGAGCCAGCAGCAG GCTGCGGAGATATTATTGCAGACCCGGAGGACGAGGCGGGTCCCAGCTGCGACAAGCATGCCCCCGGGCCTGGCAAGCCAGCCCTGTCTAAAAAGAACCCCGGCGTGGTGGCCTACCAGGGCGGAGGGGAGGAGATGGCGAGCCCGGACGAGCTGGACGACACCTATCTCCAGGAGTTCTGGGACATGCTGTCGCAGACCGAGGACCAGGCCCGAGGGCCCCAGGAGGCAGCGGCcacagcggcggcggcggcggcggcggcggcggccctgGACGCCCAGGTGGGGCCGGAGACCCCCAAAGACGCCAGGTGCGCAGAAGGGGCCAAGGACGTGCCGTTGGGCAAGCACCGGAGGCTCAACCGGGTTCCCATGGAGCTCCATCCCAAGGAGGAGCCCAAACCCCCGGAGAAGGAGCAGCAGGAGGGCGTCCCCAACAGCGACGAGGGCTACTGGGATTCCACCACTCCGGGCCCGGAGGAGGACagcgccggcggcggcggcggcggcggcggcggcggcaggaaGGCGGCCCTCCCCCGGGATAGCTACAGCGGGGACGCGCTCTACGACCTCTACTCCGATCCGGATGCGGGCCCGGCCGTCGTCCCCGCCAGCGAGGAGACGGCCTGCTTGTCCCGGTTAAAGCCCGTGTCCCCGGTCACCATCACCTGCCCGCTGCGCACACCAGGCAGCCTGCTGAAGGACTCTAAAATCCCCATCAGCATCAAGCACCTCGCGAACCTCCCGTCCAGCCATCCCGTAGCGCACCAGCAACCGGTCAGGAGTGAGATGCCCAGAACAAAAATCCCGGTTTCCAAAGTGCTGGTCCGCAGGGTCAGCAACAGGGGCTTGGCTGGGACCACCATCCGGGCAGCGGCGTGCCACGACACTGCCAAAAAGTTGTGA